The nucleotide window GTCCGGTAGAGGCTCAGCTCCGGCAGCCTTTAGCTCTCTCTCATCACTCTCCCACTCCATGTTCCGATCGTCTGGCAGAGTACTTTACCGTTTGGTTTAGAAAATTTTTTAAGTAACAGTTTCTCCAAAAAAGGACAAATTGTGTATCCAAATATAGATGTTCACGAAAATAACAAAGAAGTCAAAATGCAAATATTTCTGAAAATAGTTCTCTGGTTAAAAGCTAACCTGAATTagcccccaaaaaaaaaaaaaggccagCTTGAAAAGTCACTTGATAATTGGATTTGGATGCAGTTGAATATAATTACAGGGTtagacaaaataattatttaattggtAGAGAGAGAATTAGGTATAATTAGAATTGTGAGTAATTCCATGATCACTTTTAAATTTccttattttaattagttttgtaatttattttttctttttattaaaaaaatctacTCTGAATatatttctccttcattttgttttcttctcatTTCTCAACCTTCTCGTCATTCCAGGTAATCACcgatatatttcttattttctcttttcaacttagctacattattattctagtttttaaAACTATACCTATATACTGAGTTATATTATTTAAGTAGGATTTCTCTGTTGAAGGAAGTTGGGAATCATTTGGGCATAATAAATACcaacattactaatacaccTTATTCATCACTACTTTTATACACCCTACCAAACGAAGTAATGATGTGTTACATTACTACTAACCCTCCCTGGGATATACTGTCGCAAGTACGAGCTGTAAAACTCACTAGCAATTCAGCTCTTAACAAATGATACTTGTCGGATTAGACGCTTCACCAAAATGGAGCGCAATTCAACTCAACTGAAATAGGTTCATCTTTACTGACAGTTACACAACGGAAGGACGATGAAAAcgaaataaataagaagaaagataCATTTTAATCTGCAAAACGTACAACACCATACCATGTCTACTGTACGATTGAGACATAAATGTAAAGCATGATTGAAATTTAAATACCATCTAGTCCCTGCTAGATCCACAGCTTTAATAACTGGTAACTACTAAGAACAAAATTCAGCTCATCTCCCGGACTCTCCATAATGCATATTCACTCAAGTTTAGATTGACGGGAGGACTCCACATGACTCTGTACTGCAAAGTTCCGCCTTCAACTAGCTAACGTTTCAATCTTTAACCATTCACCAATATCAGAAAACTTCCAGGTTAGATTATATTCCATTCCGAGTATTCGTACATTCCAGAATTTGGCACTTCCACTATTCAGTCTTGTTTCTGCAACCTGCTACTTCTACGGACGTTCTGAGAATTCGGGGTATCAACCTTCACCGTCGGCTTCTTACGAGTCTTACTTTGGGGAGTGTCATCCGGTACTTGATCTGTTGTATTATCGTTCTGAGAATTTGCGGTACCAACTTTTGCCTTCTGCTTCTTGGAAGTCTTATTGCGGGGAGTGTCCTCTGATCCTTGATTTGTCGTATAAACTTTTTTAGTTGGTTCACTAGATTTTTTTCCATTGGCGTCCTGTATCAACAAATCTTCTTCACTCTTATCTATTGCATGACCTTTTTCTCCATTAAGACATTGCTTTGGTTGTTCCAATTTCCCAACCCCATTGCAGGAAGCAATGATGCTATTAGATTCAGCTCCAAGTGGTTCTCCAATTATCTGCGATTTGGATGGAGATTCTTTCGACACTTTCTGACTCATAATTGTGTTCCAGTGAGGAGAATGACGATGGCAATGACGAGCATTTTCAAACCATTTACTGACCTgtatatttaatgaaaagaaaaaactaactaaGAAGGGAAAATGGGCAGCCACAAAGCAATAAAGAAGACACAAGTGACAAAAAAGAGGATGCAGCTGAAAGTAACATATGCCAGGGAGAGCTTATTAAAACCTGGTAAGCTGTTAGCCCTAATTCTTTACCCAACTTCTCCTTTGCGTCACGGTCAGGATACTGATTGTCCTTGAAGGATTCGTACAGTCTCTGAAACCCAAAAAAGCATTAAACTGAAGTGAGGAAATGCATGAAAACTAACAAAGGATATTCTTCTAGTAAACTAGAAAATTACATGTCAATCCCAAACTAGTTGGACCTGCCATACGAATCCTATGTAACCATTATGTTCTTTTCAGTCACATTTCATTCAAAAACTAATCAATTTGTCTCTTCAAgcaatctttttttaaaaaaaaaatacatgattaGAGAAGCCACAATACCATAcaacaatttgaaaaaaaaaaactttcagaAGGCATCACCATATTAGGCAAGCACAGCTATAAACAAGTCCTCTTCTCTTTTTGGGGGCAGCTAAAGAGTAAATAAGATTTGCTTGAAAGCTAATGAAGTTAGTTTTTCATATCCATTGTACACTATTTCTTCAAGGATGACATAAGTATGATCTCCTCCTACCTTCAATAGGTattgtttttaatttcattGGAAAGTAAGATGCCGACCCCACTTGTAGGATTTCTCggggtatgttgttattgttgttgttggaaaGTAAGATATCACTGGAACTATAAACACTGATCAAATTATGTAAACTGTTGGAACCAGGGTAAAGCCCACAAATACCTTGGTGGCGACTTCTCCATGTGTTTTTCTTTTACCACTTGAAGGAGATTCGGAGGTACCTGCGCCTCCAACTTTGAGTTTCTCAGAGATTCCACTATCAGAAGCACGTCCACTCCCTTTTTGTTTCCCACTTTGATGCTTGATATCCGCAGGAGTCGAACTAGGAGAAGCCATAGCACCTTTGGCATTTCTCAACTTTCTCACCTTGGGTAAAGGACCATCATCATAATCTTCATCACTAGACTCAGAAGATCCATTTCCATATGTTTCCTTCATACACCAATGAATCCGAGCACATTAATCCAATCAGGTGGAAGGAAAAAGATAAGGAGTCACATTGAAGAACACAAAAGCATACATGATTGATGAATATATGACATGCAGAAACGTACCATTTAAATGaaacaaatcatttttcaatataatagATCTTAGATTATGTTAATACAATGTAGAAAAATAGTATGTCCCATTGCAGACGAGCTTTCCTCAAATCCTCACATAAAAATAGCAGTTAAGCCTTCACAATTTTAAAATCCATGTTAAGTGCAAGCTTGATATTTCAACTTGGTTGTGCCAGAGTAACTGTCCATCAACTCCACCAGCTGAACCACACATCATATGAAAGTTACAAGCCATGGTTTTGGGAAAAGAATCCCATTCTTTCCAGTAGATGACCTTTATATCACGTGACCAACTCAGGAAGATATCAATCAACGAAGGTTGGCTACTGAGACAGTAAGAACATACCTCAGTAACCTAAACACTAGTCATGCAGCTCTTTAAGAGAAACAACATTCTCTGCTATAATGTTAAGAGCTTGACAGCTTGTACAACTTAAGCACCTATTATAAGAACTTACTCAGATGTTAGAATTCAATTTGAATGTTTTAGATAAGAGCTTATGTTGCTTTTCCCTCAAAACCTTTTTGTACTAAAATTAAGTGACCCAGTTCTTGTATATGCGCCATGTACAATCTGATATTCTAAACTTCAAGCCACAGAAAGTGATTACAATACCCAATCACAAAGAGACAAAATATGACTCCCAACAAAAGGGTGTTGTGTTTTTGTTCCCACTGATCTCCCACTATCCTAGTCCATAGATAATAGGCTCTCATGACAAATTTTATACTGATGAAATCAGGACAAAACCAGAAAATTATGTtaatgtgattatgtgaatGATCAGTCAATGCTAGAGAAGTTGCATCTAGAAAAAATCGAGGAACTAACCCAAACAGGAACTGAATCTTTGTGCTAAAGAAAAACCGTAGTAATATTGAATAAGATAATCTCATAAACGATGACAGAAATAAACTGGTCAAGCAAAACTGGCATGACCAATGGCACAGGAGTTTCCATGTGTTCTTCTAATAAATATGGATATTCTACATGGAGTACGCCAGTAAATTTCATACTCCGAATCTAAACAGTTAAGAGATTTTGACCAAGGCAAGAGCATGCCAAGAGGGATGAAAGGTACTAAAttagttatatacataaatattactCTAGATAATTAGAAAGCATATATGTTGATATTTATACgaacataaataattataaataaaaaatagaagctTACATCGTGCAGCTTTTTGTAGTCCAACCTCTCTATGTGCCTTCTGGCAGAGACAAGAGGGCTATCAGACTGCATAAGATAAGACAACTCATCCTTCAGCGAATTTCCTTTAGCTTTGCCAACTTTAGCTTTTTCCTCTTGGGAAGCAGAGTTTGGCATACTGTTATCTACTGAACTGGAAACCCCTTGTTCATCACCTCGCAACCTATTAGTATCAACTATCAAACTAAAATCCTCAGAGTCGGACGTAAAATCAGAACTTGAACTTTCTGTTTTAACCGGCTCATCCTTATCTGGATCATCAGGATTAAAGTCATCATCTTCCGAGTCTTCAGAAGAAAGCCCCAAGATCTCATCATCTTTAGGAGAGGCTTCTGCCAAGTCTTCAGATGCAGAGTAAAAATCAGATTCATCAGAACTCGACTCATCTTCCGAAACATTTTTTCCTACATCTGGAGTTTCAGGGTTGTAGTCATCATCCTCCGAGTCATCTGATGGAAGACCAGAAATATCATCCAGCTTTTCCCCAGAGGCAGCAGCAGCAGCTTCCTTGGGATATACTTTCTACACATGTTAGAAGAAGACACTTAGGAACAACACTTGAGATCATAACAATCAGAAAAACTAACTGCTGATTATCAGGAAAGAATGATCTAGACAACCTCCCAGCTGTCAGTGACGGAAAGATCTGTTCCTTGAAGATCATTAAGCAAGTCAATGCAGTCTACTTTGCAATCACAGCCAGGACAAAGCCAGCCTTCATCATCAGGTGGAACTGTGAGCATAGCAAGGAACAACAGAACCACGAGAGTAAAGAAGTCATTTGACACTATATAAAACAAAAGCTATCAGAAAAACTATCAAAAGGATAACTGAACATTACTGTCTTCTTTTAACAGAGGTGGCTCCACACACAACTGGTGAAATCCACGCTCACAAGCGCCATCACAGAGAATAATATCATTATCAGCTGGCAGATCCATAGAGCCACACTTCGCACAGAATATCTGCAGAAGAATAAAGA belongs to Solanum stenotomum isolate F172 chromosome 1, ASM1918654v1, whole genome shotgun sequence and includes:
- the LOC125874055 gene encoding pathogenesis-related homeodomain protein, with product MSTLGNTSVSPEKVSRTAGGGHCTASVGNMSENLGVDKSGEACENAVQNLNQSEYQEKTPGQPRKRKSISGSPISSTRLLRSKLKEKSGASEANNTVVTHDATEEKKRKRRKKKHSKHIAVNEFTRIRGHLRYLLQRITYEQTLIEAYSGEGWKGQSLEKIKLEKELQRAKTHIFRYKLKIRDLFQRLDTLLAEGRLPASLFDNEGEIDSEDIFCAKCGSMDLPADNDIILCDGACERGFHQLCVEPPLLKEDIPPDDEGWLCPGCDCKVDCIDLLNDLQGTDLSVTDSWEKVYPKEAAAAASGEKLDDISGLPSDDSEDDDYNPETPDVGKNVSEDESSSDESDFYSASEDLAEASPKDDEILGLSSEDSEDDDFNPDDPDKDEPVKTESSSSDFTSDSEDFSLIVDTNRLRGDEQGVSSSVDNSMPNSASQEEKAKVGKAKGNSLKDELSYLMQSDSPLVSARRHIERLDYKKLHDETYGNGSSESSDEDYDDGPLPKVRKLRNAKGAMASPSSTPADIKHQSGKQKGSGRASDSGISEKLKVGGAGTSESPSSGKRKTHGEVATKRLYESFKDNQYPDRDAKEKLGKELGLTAYQVSKWFENARHCHRHSPHWNTIMSQKVSKESPSKSQIIGEPLGAESNSIIASCNGVGKLEQPKQCLNGEKGHAIDKSEEDLLIQDANGKKSSEPTKKVYTTNQGSEDTPRNKTSKKQKAKVGTANSQNDNTTDQVPDDTPQSKTRKKPTVKVDTPNSQNVRRSSRLQKQD